A genomic region of bacterium contains the following coding sequences:
- a CDS encoding T9SS type A sorting domain-containing protein, which produces MKKVLLVMVFALLPVLAFGQMIFNFDSAPADTNFWNWKSNHGGQHYEVNTNASIEHGWVKFSYVTDPKQEGAGSMLYEYSAHNKESWGGYSKIEHFNPDTNAVWDWTKYDSIGFWYNIKTKQSLPGRAHLRFELYEVSDAANGNATYSASQTEFYYSFEYILDNDPGWTWFKLPLLDGRNEDLMDEWNGGAFNRTGWAGISGNDKLNTNKIKGFGFEISISGAGEGDFSTGAFYLDDLSLIHLAKKPIVFFNGREAAGFMAGPWTWGQSSCIYDEGAGVVAKTNAIKWTQGNEWNNGWSGMGWNLSPAVDMSTIWDSDSLSFYCKTDEGVGPIRFQFEDGTAKVGSVFTPISDGQWHRYALKLSEFVPEDGTSGFKTEAVSVLGIMAEGSAIAGKQVWFSNVWTGTPVIDVVAPNAPAGVSAVPQDGYNLVIWEDVPGEEGEVYNVYASTKPITDVTAPGVFLIAAKVAEGTQTFAHYIYTPLVDKTKDYYYAVICKDASSNESPAGLSGAISNVAKGIATISLNPPANFVADGDMSEWIASGIKPFTLKPSTSNIAYGDFSSDDDLTVNAYIAIDDNALYLGMDVVDDVYMYADGGNWYEDDAIELYIGLYNQTAVHTVFKRGAEPDYSFYFITSGLMWGNGSGGDFALYPNSTPTNYAFVPFGAADYACEVKIPLDSLVTHGGVNDTRFHPVNGMRIPIEIMFHDSDVANARAGVLSFSTNNRDNAWTSPQYWAFTWIGDQEEMVGVETKDVTTVESYTLSQNYPNPFNPTTTISYTLPKAEKVTIEVFNMIGQKVATLVNANQTAGIHTVDFDGANLTSGVYFYRLQAGTFSSMRKMVLMK; this is translated from the coding sequence ATGAAGAAAGTGCTATTGGTCATGGTCTTCGCCCTGCTGCCGGTCCTGGCATTCGGGCAGATGATCTTCAATTTTGATTCCGCACCGGCGGATACCAATTTCTGGAACTGGAAAAGCAACCACGGCGGCCAGCACTATGAGGTCAATACCAACGCCTCGATCGAGCACGGCTGGGTTAAATTCTCCTATGTGACGGATCCCAAGCAGGAAGGGGCCGGCTCGATGCTGTACGAATACAGCGCCCACAACAAGGAAAGCTGGGGCGGCTACTCCAAGATTGAGCATTTCAACCCGGATACCAACGCCGTCTGGGATTGGACCAAATATGATTCGATCGGCTTCTGGTACAACATCAAGACCAAGCAGTCCCTCCCCGGCCGCGCCCATCTGCGCTTCGAGCTCTATGAAGTCAGCGACGCCGCTAATGGCAATGCCACCTATAGCGCCAGCCAGACTGAATTCTACTACAGCTTTGAATACATCCTCGATAATGACCCGGGTTGGACCTGGTTCAAGCTGCCGCTGCTAGATGGCCGCAATGAGGATCTGATGGACGAATGGAATGGCGGAGCCTTCAACCGTACCGGTTGGGCCGGCATCTCCGGAAACGATAAACTCAATACCAACAAAATCAAGGGCTTTGGCTTTGAGATCTCGATCAGCGGCGCCGGCGAAGGCGATTTTTCCACCGGCGCGTTCTATCTCGATGATTTGAGCCTGATTCACCTGGCGAAGAAGCCGATTGTCTTCTTCAACGGTCGTGAAGCCGCCGGTTTCATGGCGGGGCCCTGGACCTGGGGACAGTCCAGCTGCATCTATGACGAGGGCGCTGGCGTGGTTGCCAAGACCAACGCCATAAAATGGACCCAGGGCAACGAATGGAATAACGGCTGGTCCGGCATGGGCTGGAATCTCTCGCCGGCGGTTGACATGTCCACCATCTGGGATTCCGATTCTCTCTCCTTCTATTGCAAGACCGATGAAGGTGTTGGCCCGATCCGCTTCCAGTTCGAAGACGGCACCGCCAAGGTCGGCTCGGTCTTCACCCCGATCTCCGATGGCCAGTGGCACCGTTATGCCCTGAAACTGAGCGAATTTGTCCCCGAGGACGGGACCTCCGGTTTCAAGACTGAAGCGGTCTCCGTACTTGGCATTATGGCGGAAGGCTCGGCCATCGCCGGCAAGCAGGTCTGGTTCTCCAATGTCTGGACCGGCACTCCGGTGATCGACGTGGTCGCTCCGAACGCCCCGGCAGGCGTTTCCGCCGTGCCGCAGGATGGTTACAACCTGGTAATCTGGGAGGATGTCCCCGGTGAGGAGGGCGAGGTTTACAACGTCTATGCCAGCACCAAGCCCATCACCGATGTCACCGCCCCCGGCGTCTTTTTGATCGCCGCCAAGGTAGCGGAAGGCACCCAGACTTTCGCCCACTACATTTATACCCCCCTGGTCGACAAGACCAAGGACTATTATTACGCCGTGATCTGCAAGGACGCCTCAAGCAACGAGAGCCCGGCTGGCCTCAGCGGCGCCATTTCCAACGTCGCTAAGGGCATCGCTACAATTTCGCTGAACCCCCCGGCCAATTTCGTCGCTGACGGTGACATGAGCGAGTGGATCGCCTCGGGGATCAAGCCTTTTACCCTGAAACCGTCGACTTCGAACATCGCTTATGGTGATTTCTCGAGCGATGACGACCTGACCGTGAACGCCTATATAGCTATCGACGATAATGCCCTCTACCTGGGCATGGATGTCGTGGATGATGTCTATATGTATGCGGACGGCGGCAACTGGTACGAGGATGATGCGATCGAGCTCTACATCGGCCTCTACAACCAGACAGCGGTTCACACGGTCTTCAAACGCGGCGCCGAGCCCGATTACAGCTTTTATTTCATCACCTCCGGTCTAATGTGGGGCAACGGCAGCGGCGGCGATTTCGCCCTCTATCCGAATTCGACCCCGACCAACTATGCCTTTGTTCCCTTTGGCGCAGCGGATTATGCCTGCGAAGTCAAGATCCCGCTCGATTCGCTGGTGACCCACGGCGGCGTCAACGACACCCGCTTCCACCCGGTCAACGGGATGCGCATCCCGATCGAGATCATGTTCCATGATTCGGATGTGGCCAATGCCCGCGCCGGCGTCCTCTCCTTCTCCACCAACAACAGGGACAACGCCTGGACCAGCCCGCAGTATTGGGCTTTCACCTGGATCGGCGACCAGGAAGAGATGGTGGGCGTGGAAACCAAGGATGTGACTACGGTCGAGAGTTACACCCTCTCACAGAATTATCCCAATCCCTTCAACCCGACCACCACGATCAGCTACACCCTGCCCAAAGCGGAAAAGGTGACGATCGAGGTTTTCAACATGATCGGCCAAAAGGTGGCTACACTGGTCAATGCCAATCAGACCGCCGGTATTCACACCGTCGATTTCGATGGCGCCAACCTGACCTCGGGCGTCTATTTCTATCGCCTGCAGGCTGGAACCTTCAGCTCCATGCGCAAGATGGTGCTGATGAAGTAA